One stretch of Variovorax sp. 54 DNA includes these proteins:
- the rho gene encoding transcription termination factor Rho, translating to MHLNELKALHVSEVFKQAEALEIENIGRMRKQELMFAIIKKRAKAGEQVFADGVLEILPDGFGFLRSPDTSFTASTDDIYISPSQVRRFNLHTGDMIEGEVRTPKDGERYFALTKLDKVNDGAPEANKHKVMFENLTPLFPKEQMKLEREGVKGEENLTGRIIDIIAPIGKGQRALLVAPPKSGKTVMMQHIAHAISANYPDVHMMVLLVDERPEEVTEMQRTVKGEVIASTFDEPAARHVHVAEMVIERAKRLVELKKDVVILLDSITRLARAYNNVVPSSGKVLTGGVDSNALQRPKRFLGAARNVEEGGSLTIIGTALIDTGSRMDEVIFEEFKGTGNSEIHLDRRLYEKRVFPSIQLNRSGTRREELLLAPEILQKTRILRQLMYNMDEIEAMELMLKNMKATKTNVEFFDMMRRGG from the coding sequence ATGCACTTAAACGAACTCAAGGCACTCCACGTGTCTGAAGTCTTCAAGCAGGCTGAGGCGCTTGAAATCGAAAACATCGGCCGCATGCGCAAGCAAGAGCTGATGTTCGCGATCATCAAGAAGCGCGCCAAGGCCGGCGAACAGGTCTTCGCCGACGGTGTGCTCGAAATCCTGCCCGACGGCTTCGGCTTCCTGCGCAGCCCCGACACCAGCTTCACGGCCAGCACCGACGACATCTACATCTCGCCCAGCCAGGTGCGGCGCTTCAACCTGCACACCGGCGACATGATCGAAGGTGAAGTGCGCACGCCCAAGGACGGCGAGCGCTACTTCGCACTGACCAAGCTCGACAAGGTCAACGACGGCGCACCCGAAGCCAACAAGCACAAGGTGATGTTCGAGAACCTGACGCCGCTGTTCCCCAAGGAACAGATGAAGCTGGAGCGCGAAGGCGTCAAGGGCGAAGAGAACCTCACCGGCCGCATCATCGACATCATCGCCCCCATCGGCAAAGGCCAGCGCGCCCTGCTCGTGGCACCGCCCAAGAGCGGCAAGACGGTGATGATGCAGCACATCGCCCACGCGATCAGCGCCAACTACCCCGACGTGCACATGATGGTGCTGCTCGTGGACGAGCGCCCTGAAGAAGTGACCGAAATGCAGCGCACGGTGAAGGGCGAAGTCATTGCTTCGACCTTCGACGAGCCTGCAGCGCGCCACGTGCACGTCGCCGAAATGGTGATCGAGCGCGCCAAGCGCCTGGTCGAACTCAAGAAGGACGTGGTGATCCTGCTGGACTCGATCACGCGTCTGGCCCGCGCCTACAACAACGTCGTGCCCTCGTCGGGCAAGGTGCTGACCGGCGGCGTCGACTCCAACGCACTGCAACGTCCCAAGCGCTTCCTGGGCGCCGCGCGCAACGTGGAAGAAGGCGGCTCGCTGACCATCATCGGCACCGCGCTGATCGACACCGGCAGCCGCATGGACGAAGTGATCTTCGAAGAGTTCAAGGGCACCGGCAACTCCGAAATCCACCTCGACCGCCGCCTGTACGAAAAGCGCGTGTTCCCGTCGATCCAGCTCAACCGCAGCGGCACGCGCCGCGAAGAGTTGCTGCTGGCGCCCGAGATCCTGCAGAAGACCCGCATCCTGCGTCAGCTCATGTACAACATGGACGAGATCGAGGCGATGGAGCTGATGCTCAAGAACATGAAAGCGACCAAGACCAATGTCGAGTTCTTCGACATGATGCGTCGCGGCGGCTGA
- a CDS encoding oxidoreductase, translated as MTSTPLRAGLVGYGFAGQTFHAPVLSAVPGLELAAVASSQPHKVHADWPGVAVVPDVAALVARAGIDLVVVATPNAQHHPVARAALEAGKHVVVDKPFTLDVAEARELELLSRRNNRVLSVYQNRRFDADFLTLQQVLGSGDLGRPVYLESHFDRFRPQVRERWREQPVPGSGLWVDLGAHLVDQAVQLFGRPATLQLDTAALRDGALVEDYFHAVLRYESGPHAPLRVVLHATTLAAHAAPRYIVHGTRGSYVKHGVDPQEDALRAGQRPPAEGWGADPIDGELTLIGSDGAPHFHAVPTQAGNYVDYYAAVRDAILGKGPNPVPPEQAVALMELLDIGRQSAAEGRALRIERP; from the coding sequence ATGACTTCCACACCCCTTCGCGCCGGCCTCGTCGGCTACGGTTTTGCCGGCCAGACCTTCCATGCGCCGGTGCTTTCGGCCGTTCCGGGGCTCGAACTGGCGGCCGTGGCGAGCTCGCAGCCGCACAAGGTGCACGCCGACTGGCCGGGCGTGGCCGTGGTGCCCGATGTGGCGGCGCTGGTCGCCCGGGCGGGCATCGACCTTGTGGTGGTGGCAACGCCCAACGCCCAGCACCACCCGGTCGCCAGGGCGGCCCTGGAGGCTGGCAAGCACGTTGTCGTCGACAAGCCGTTCACGCTCGATGTGGCCGAAGCGCGGGAGCTCGAATTGTTGTCAAGACGCAACAATCGCGTGCTCTCGGTCTACCAGAACCGCCGCTTCGACGCCGACTTCCTGACGCTCCAGCAGGTTCTGGGGTCTGGCGATCTGGGGCGTCCGGTGTACCTGGAATCGCATTTCGACCGGTTCAGGCCCCAGGTTCGCGAGCGCTGGCGGGAGCAGCCCGTGCCCGGTTCGGGCCTGTGGGTGGACCTGGGCGCGCATCTGGTCGATCAGGCCGTGCAGCTCTTCGGCCGGCCTGCCACGCTGCAGCTCGACACCGCCGCTTTGCGTGATGGCGCGCTGGTCGAAGACTATTTCCACGCCGTGCTGCGCTACGAAAGCGGCCCCCATGCGCCGCTGCGCGTGGTGCTGCACGCCACGACCCTCGCTGCCCATGCGGCGCCGCGCTACATCGTCCACGGCACGCGCGGCAGCTACGTCAAGCACGGCGTCGATCCGCAGGAAGACGCGTTGCGCGCCGGCCAGCGACCGCCGGCCGAAGGGTGGGGCGCCGATCCGATCGATGGCGAACTCACCTTGATCGGCAGTGACGGCGCGCCGCACTTTCACGCGGTGCCGACGCAGGCCGGCAACTACGTCGACTACTACGCGGCGGTCCGCGATGCGATCCTGGGCAAGGGTCCGAACCCCGTGCCGCCCGAGCAGGCCGTCGCATTGATGGAACTGCTCGACATCGGCCGCCAGAGCGCCGCCGAAGGCCGCGCCCTCCGTATCGAGCGCCCATGA
- a CDS encoding type B 50S ribosomal protein L31, which yields MAKEGIHPNYREILFVDMSNGFKFVTRSCASTKEMGKTDDGRELPLYKLDTTSESHPFYTGTQKSVDNMGGRVEKFRNRFGKTAAK from the coding sequence ATGGCAAAAGAAGGCATCCACCCGAATTACCGCGAAATCCTGTTCGTCGACATGTCGAACGGTTTCAAGTTCGTGACCCGTTCGTGCGCAAGCACCAAGGAAATGGGCAAGACCGACGACGGCCGCGAGCTGCCCCTGTACAAGCTCGACACCACGAGCGAATCGCACCCCTTCTACACCGGCACGCAAAAGTCGGTGGACAACATGGGCGGTCGCGTCGAGAAGTTCCGCAACCGTTTCGGCAAGACCGCTGCCAAGTAA
- a CDS encoding MATE family efflux transporter, producing MSSSTHGSERGLIARHAGTVLIGQLAVMAFGVADTIIAGRYSEGALAALSVGAAIFVSVYVSLMGVLQALLPVWAELHGANRGSEIGRSVRQSLYLAAIAVVVGMTVLLLPGAALRWTQVPADMRGEVEAYLAVLAFALAPALLFRLFSTLNQSLGKPKLVTWLQLASLLVKLPLSVWFTFGGAGLPAMGLVGCAWATLCVNWAMLGCAVWLLRHGAFYRGYQLWERIEAPDWRQIRLFARLGVPGGLAVLVEVTSFTLMALFIARLGTTAAAAHQIASNLLAVAYMTPLSLAIATSARVSFWLGAGDTAKARHACRLGFELTALFALLYAGAMAAFRTQLANVYSDNPAVIAMASALLVTVALYHIADAFQTLCVFVLRCYRVTLAPLVIYCTMLWGMGLGGSYLLAYRGLGPWPAMQSPLAFWLMSAVALALTALLFVALLRWTMKARAR from the coding sequence GTGAGCAGCAGCACGCACGGCAGCGAACGAGGACTCATCGCGCGGCACGCCGGCACGGTGCTGATCGGCCAGCTGGCCGTGATGGCCTTCGGCGTGGCCGACACCATCATCGCGGGCCGCTACTCCGAAGGCGCGCTGGCCGCACTCTCGGTGGGCGCCGCGATCTTCGTCAGCGTGTATGTCTCGCTGATGGGCGTGCTGCAGGCACTGCTGCCGGTGTGGGCCGAGTTGCACGGCGCCAACCGGGGCAGCGAAATCGGCCGCTCGGTTCGCCAGTCGCTCTACCTCGCCGCCATCGCCGTCGTGGTCGGCATGACGGTGCTGCTGCTGCCCGGCGCCGCGCTGCGCTGGACCCAGGTGCCCGCCGACATGCGCGGCGAGGTCGAGGCCTACCTCGCGGTACTGGCCTTCGCGCTGGCGCCCGCCCTGCTCTTTCGCCTTTTCAGCACCCTGAACCAGAGCCTGGGCAAGCCCAAGCTCGTGACCTGGCTGCAGCTGGCCTCGCTGCTCGTGAAGCTGCCGCTGTCGGTCTGGTTCACCTTCGGCGGCGCCGGCCTGCCTGCGATGGGGCTGGTGGGCTGCGCCTGGGCCACGCTGTGCGTGAACTGGGCCATGCTCGGCTGCGCGGTCTGGCTGCTGCGCCATGGCGCGTTCTACCGCGGCTACCAGCTGTGGGAGCGCATCGAGGCGCCCGACTGGCGCCAGATCCGGCTCTTCGCGCGGCTGGGTGTGCCCGGCGGCCTCGCGGTGCTGGTGGAAGTGACATCGTTCACGCTGATGGCGCTCTTCATCGCGCGCCTGGGCACCACCGCGGCGGCCGCGCACCAGATCGCGTCGAACCTGCTGGCCGTGGCCTACATGACGCCGCTGTCGCTCGCCATCGCAACCAGTGCGCGCGTGAGCTTCTGGCTCGGCGCCGGCGACACCGCCAAGGCGCGCCATGCCTGCCGGCTGGGCTTCGAGCTCACGGCGCTGTTCGCGCTGCTCTATGCCGGCGCGATGGCCGCGTTCCGCACGCAGCTCGCCAACGTGTACTCCGACAACCCCGCCGTGATCGCGATGGCCTCGGCGCTGCTGGTCACCGTGGCGCTGTATCACATCGCCGATGCATTCCAGACGCTGTGCGTCTTCGTGCTGCGCTGCTACCGCGTGACGCTGGCGCCGCTGGTCATCTACTGCACGATGCTCTGGGGCATGGGCCTGGGCGGCAGCTACCTGCTGGCCTACCGCGGCCTGGGGCCGTGGCCGGCCATGCAGTCGCCGCTGGCCTTCTGGCTCATGAGCGCTGTGGCGCTGGCGCTCACGGCGCTGTTGTTCGTCGCGCTGCTGCGCTGGACGATGAAGGCGCGGGCCCGCTGA
- the phoR gene encoding phosphate regulon sensor histidine kinase PhoR, which produces MPFRIATFLIASLVIAAGAVGLFGWKYGWLGAWLGAVLWLGLDAWRADRLLRVLRNDAAGLPSRGPGVWGELSERIRKLLREREQQTRQAEDRLQEFLAAIQASPNGVVLLDEQGRIEWCNQTAAGQFGIDAERDLLQHLANLVRDPAFVAYLASWNYSRDVVIDAPGLVHAQHRGHPVRLSVQVHPYAGNRRMLLTRDITALEQAEAMRRDFVANVSHEIRTPLTVLAGFVETLQNLPLDADERTRYLSLMGQQSHRMETLVNDLLTLSRLEGSAAPSGNQWVRMRALLAQCEDEGRGLSGRLTPQGHRLTFTSEAESELSGAPTELQSAMSNLVTNAIRYTPGGGEVAVTWRVLPDGRGEYAVRDTGPGIAAEHIPRLTERFYRIDRSRSRETGGTGLGLAIVKHIAQRHGTELRIESTVGKGSRFALLFPATRVREARVMVK; this is translated from the coding sequence ATGCCTTTTCGTATTGCTACGTTTTTAATAGCGTCCCTCGTAATTGCGGCGGGCGCTGTCGGCCTTTTCGGCTGGAAGTACGGCTGGCTGGGCGCTTGGTTGGGCGCGGTGCTCTGGCTGGGCCTCGATGCCTGGCGCGCCGACCGCCTGCTGCGCGTGCTGCGCAACGACGCGGCCGGGCTGCCGTCGCGCGGGCCGGGTGTGTGGGGCGAGCTCTCGGAGCGCATCCGCAAGCTGCTGCGCGAGCGTGAACAACAGACCCGGCAGGCGGAAGACCGGCTGCAGGAATTCCTGGCCGCCATCCAGGCCTCGCCCAACGGCGTGGTGCTGCTCGACGAGCAGGGCCGCATCGAGTGGTGCAACCAGACGGCGGCGGGCCAGTTCGGCATCGACGCCGAGCGCGACCTGCTGCAGCACCTGGCGAACCTCGTGCGCGATCCGGCCTTCGTGGCCTATCTGGCCTCGTGGAACTACAGCCGCGATGTCGTCATCGACGCGCCCGGTCTCGTGCATGCGCAGCATCGCGGCCACCCGGTGCGGCTGTCGGTGCAGGTGCATCCCTACGCCGGCAACCGGCGCATGCTGCTCACGCGCGACATCACGGCGCTGGAGCAGGCCGAGGCGATGCGGCGCGACTTCGTGGCCAACGTGTCGCACGAGATCCGCACGCCGCTCACGGTGCTGGCGGGCTTCGTCGAGACGCTGCAGAACCTGCCGCTGGATGCCGATGAGCGCACGCGTTATCTGTCGCTGATGGGGCAGCAGTCGCACCGCATGGAAACGCTGGTGAACGACCTGTTGACGCTGTCGCGGCTGGAAGGCAGCGCAGCGCCTTCGGGCAACCAGTGGGTGCGCATGCGCGCGCTGCTGGCGCAGTGCGAAGACGAAGGGCGAGGCCTGTCGGGCCGGCTCACGCCGCAGGGGCACCGGCTCACGTTCACGTCGGAAGCCGAGTCCGAGCTGTCGGGCGCGCCGACCGAGCTGCAGAGCGCGATGTCGAACCTCGTGACCAACGCCATCCGCTACACGCCGGGCGGCGGCGAGGTGGCGGTGACGTGGCGGGTGTTGCCCGACGGGCGCGGTGAATACGCGGTGCGCGACACGGGCCCGGGCATTGCCGCCGAACACATTCCGCGGCTCACCGAGCGCTTCTATCGCATCGACCGCAGTCGGTCGCGTGAGACCGGTGGCACGGGGCTCGGACTGGCGATCGTGAAGCACATCGCGCAGCGCCACGGCACCGAGCTGCGCATCGAGAGCACGGTGGGCAAGGGCAGTCGTTTCGCGCTGCTGTTCCCGGCGACGCGCGTGCGCGAAGCACGCGTGATGGTCAAGTAA